The Lycium barbarum isolate Lr01 chromosome 9, ASM1917538v2, whole genome shotgun sequence genome has a segment encoding these proteins:
- the LOC132611986 gene encoding uncharacterized protein LOC132611986 — protein sequence MRVNKQTIIKFSIGKYQDKILCDVVPIQACHLFLGRPWKFDVDAQHSGRTNKYSFVVKGKKYILNPLTLYQVSEDYIVMRELREKYQKEENEKSERETLLVISGEGTSQDGSKKCLLAKPSNCLKGVDERHFMVCLVNKDVLLNSNQATSTLPSSMSSLLQEYEALFSEERPDGLPPLRALY from the coding sequence ATGAGGGTCAACAAACAAACCATTATCAAATTTAGCATTGGCAAGTACCAAGATAAGATTTTGTGTGATGTGGTACCCATTCAAGCTTGCCACCTATTTCTTGGAAGACCTTGGAAATTTGATGTTGATGCCCAACATAGTGGGAGAACTAACAAGTACTCATTTGTGGTCAAGGGAAAGAAGTACATTCTTAACCCACTAACCCTTTACCAAGTGAGTGAGGATTATATAGTGATGAGGGAGCTTCGGGAGAAGTATCAAAAGGAAGAGAATGAGAAGAGTGAGAGGGAGACTTTGTTGGTCATAAGTGGAGAGGGGACATCTCAAGATGGTTCCAAGAAATGTTTGTTGGCCAAACCAAGTAATTGCTTAAAGGGGGTTGATGAGAGACACTTTATGGTGTGTCTTGTCAACAAGGACGTTCTCTTAAATTCTAACCAAGCTACTAGCACTTTGCCTAGTAGTATGTCTTCTCTTTTGCAAGAATATGAAGCATTGTTCTCAGAAGAAAGGCCCGATGGCTTACCTCCCTTGAGAGCTCTGTATTGA